A region from the bacterium genome encodes:
- a CDS encoding PAS domain-containing protein: protein MKGDGRNTPRFLEGFGGVLLLIFTFALPALYFVNGWELQNEHLRTETEIYAHQVSAVINRNPEMWKFETIRLEGILAKRRDDLRAESVRILDLEGRVVTQRKEGLEWPLMTRSHPLRDSGVIAGSIEESASLRPLAGETAVIALVGTGLTLLLFLFFRTYPMAALRDALDKLSRERGRARVTLQSIGDGVISTDAEDRVLIVNRTAQRITGWTHDEAAGKPIGEIFGPEGDVLVDRNGVRRKIEADRSPVVDEKGRLVGAVFVFRDVTEKTRIESSMANAQKLESLGVLAGGIAHEIRNPLSSINISISSVERVCDASVGLEPGAKETFGLILGQMKSAAAKMGMVVQRVMDYSRPFPPRKETVDLNRIIEEAIRLSLSTLRKREIAVLRDMAPGLTMCRVDAQLIEQVLINLITNACQAMEGIEGEKLLEIASAVQDGRVVLRVSDSGPGVPPSLREKVFDPFFTTRKDGSGIGLSFSHRIVTDHGGTLRVDASRWGGAEFRIELPAAKEEVPA from the coding sequence GTGAAGGGCGACGGGCGGAACACCCCGCGGTTCCTCGAGGGATTCGGAGGTGTTCTTCTGTTGATCTTCACGTTCGCCCTGCCGGCGCTCTACTTCGTGAACGGGTGGGAGCTGCAAAACGAACATCTCCGGACGGAAACGGAGATCTATGCCCACCAGGTATCCGCCGTGATCAACAGGAACCCCGAGATGTGGAAGTTCGAGACGATCCGCCTCGAGGGAATCCTCGCGAAACGCCGTGATGATCTTCGCGCGGAATCCGTCCGGATCCTGGACCTTGAGGGACGCGTCGTAACGCAGCGAAAGGAAGGCCTTGAATGGCCGCTGATGACGCGATCCCACCCCCTGAGGGATTCCGGAGTGATCGCGGGGTCCATCGAGGAGAGCGCCTCCCTCCGCCCGCTGGCCGGCGAAACCGCGGTCATCGCATTGGTCGGAACGGGTCTCACCCTTCTCCTCTTCCTCTTCTTCCGGACCTACCCGATGGCCGCGCTCCGCGACGCCCTCGACAAGTTGTCCCGCGAGAGGGGGCGCGCCAGGGTCACCCTCCAGTCGATCGGGGACGGGGTCATCTCCACGGACGCGGAGGACCGGGTACTGATCGTCAACCGGACGGCGCAGAGGATCACCGGATGGACGCATGACGAGGCCGCGGGGAAGCCCATCGGCGAGATCTTCGGGCCCGAGGGGGACGTTCTCGTCGACCGGAACGGGGTCCGCCGCAAGATCGAGGCCGATCGATCCCCTGTGGTCGATGAAAAAGGGCGACTCGTGGGGGCCGTCTTCGTATTCCGGGACGTGACGGAAAAGACGCGGATCGAGTCGTCGATGGCCAATGCGCAGAAGCTGGAATCGCTCGGCGTCCTCGCGGGGGGGATCGCACACGAGATCCGGAACCCACTCTCCTCGATCAACATCAGCATCTCGAGCGTCGAGCGCGTCTGCGACGCATCCGTCGGTCTTGAGCCCGGAGCGAAGGAAACGTTCGGCCTCATCCTTGGGCAGATGAAGTCGGCGGCCGCGAAAATGGGGATGGTCGTCCAGCGCGTCATGGACTATTCCAGGCCCTTTCCCCCCCGGAAGGAGACCGTCGACCTGAACAGGATCATCGAAGAGGCGATCCGGCTCTCCCTGTCGACGTTGCGGAAACGGGAGATCGCCGTCCTCCGGGACATGGCTCCCGGCCTTACCATGTGCCGTGTCGACGCCCAGTTGATCGAACAGGTGCTGATCAACCTGATCACGAACGCCTGCCAGGCCATGGAGGGAATCGAGGGAGAGAAACTCCTGGAGATCGCGTCCGCCGTCCAGGACGGGAGGGTTGTCCTGCGTGTTTCCGATTCGGGGCCGGGAGTCCCCCCTTCGCTCCGGGAGAAGGTCTTCGATCCCTTTTTCACCACGAGGAAGGATGGGTCCGGGATCGGGCTCAGCTTCAGCCACCGCATCGTCACCGACCACGGCGGGACGCTGCGCGTCGACGCGAGCCGATGGGGGGGCGCCGAGTTCCGGATCGAACTCCCCGCCGCGAAGGAAGAGGTTCCGGCGTGA
- a CDS encoding DNA-3-methyladenine glycosylase: protein MEPDREYSRALPRTFYDRDTVAVARDLLGKHLIHVSGGVERAGRIVEVEAYLGPHDLASHSSRGRTDRTRIMYGPPGHAYVYLVYGMHCCMNVVTERDGHASAVLIRAVEPVKNVEGDTRGPGRLCKAMRIDRRRNGHDLTSDDFHISDPPVPEPLSIVRAPRVGVDYAGKWARRLLRFYLQGNPFVSKR from the coding sequence ATGGAACCGGACCGCGAATATTCCAGGGCGCTGCCGCGCACGTTCTACGATCGCGACACGGTTGCCGTCGCCAGGGATCTGCTGGGGAAGCACCTGATCCATGTGTCGGGCGGGGTGGAGAGGGCCGGCAGGATCGTGGAGGTCGAGGCGTACCTGGGCCCGCACGACCTCGCCTCCCACTCCTCGCGAGGGCGCACCGACCGGACCAGGATCATGTACGGCCCGCCGGGCCACGCCTACGTATACCTGGTGTACGGCATGCACTGCTGCATGAACGTCGTGACCGAGCGCGACGGGCACGCCTCCGCCGTTCTGATCCGGGCCGTCGAACCGGTGAAGAATGTCGAGGGCGACACCCGGGGGCCCGGGCGGCTATGCAAGGCGATGCGGATCGACCGGCGACGCAACGGGCATGACCTGACCAGCGACGATTTTCATATCTCCGATCCGCCCGTGCCGGAGCCTCTCTCCATCGTCAGGGCGCCTCGCGTCGGCGTCGACTACGCGGGGAAATGGGCGAGAAGACTCCTGCGGTTTTATCTCCAGGGGAATCCGTTCGTCTCCAAGCGGTGA
- a CDS encoding TPM domain-containing protein, producing MDLVRIARHLMATRWMVIRAFPGDTLSAIERAVRESEGTHRGEIRFVVEGALEMSPLLRGQSARERAIDVFSQLRVWDTEQNNGVLIYLLLADRDVEIVADRGIHARVGPPEWERICRKMEAAFRQADFEGGVVAGIQEVTRHLAEHFPPIDDGRNELPDKPVVL from the coding sequence ATGGACCTGGTGCGCATCGCAAGGCATCTCATGGCGACCCGATGGATGGTCATCCGGGCCTTTCCGGGGGACACGCTGTCCGCGATCGAGCGGGCCGTCAGGGAGAGCGAGGGCACGCATCGCGGCGAGATCCGGTTCGTGGTGGAGGGCGCGCTGGAGATGTCGCCGCTCCTGCGGGGTCAGAGCGCGAGGGAGCGCGCGATCGACGTTTTCTCGCAGTTGCGCGTCTGGGATACCGAACAGAATAACGGCGTGCTCATCTACCTGCTGCTCGCCGACCGGGACGTGGAGATCGTTGCCGACCGCGGGATCCACGCGAGGGTGGGCCCGCCGGAATGGGAGAGGATCTGCCGCAAAATGGAAGCCGCGTTTCGACAGGCGGACTTTGAAGGGGGCGTCGTCGCAGGCATCCAGGAGGTGACGCGGCACCTGGCGGAGCATTTTCCTCCGATCGACGACGGCCGGAACGAATTGCCGGACAAGCCGGTGGTGTTGTAG
- a CDS encoding AIR synthase family protein: MKRELTSIGKVSSEIFDEVILPQLGRKRPEILVGPRHGVDVGVVDLGNGKVMVTTTDPVFVVPPYGWERSGWFAIHILASDAATSGIPPNYITMDLNLPLSITREEFEAMWMVMHRECDRIGMAVVSGHTGRYEGCEYPMIGGATVIGIGPRDRYVTPAMAGTGDVVILTKGAAIEAAGLFAVTFPQRVAERYGEKAAREAEEIFWQMSVVEDALTAVEAGVREDGVTAMHDATECGVWGGLFEVAQASGVGMSIDKEKIIVQDAVRNVCDLFGIDPYSSISEGTLILACRPHKAKEVIRRLGDKGIPASMVGEIVEPREGMRVFERGTSHELIHPKVDPFWAAFGKAASQGR, from the coding sequence GTGAAGCGGGAATTGACCTCCATAGGAAAGGTGTCTTCGGAAATTTTCGATGAGGTCATCCTTCCGCAATTGGGGCGGAAGCGCCCGGAAATCCTGGTGGGCCCCCGGCATGGGGTGGACGTTGGGGTTGTCGACCTGGGGAACGGGAAGGTGATGGTGACCACGACCGATCCGGTGTTCGTGGTGCCCCCCTACGGGTGGGAACGATCCGGCTGGTTCGCGATCCATATCCTGGCTTCCGACGCGGCCACATCGGGGATCCCCCCGAACTACATCACCATGGATCTGAATCTCCCTCTCTCCATCACCCGCGAGGAGTTCGAGGCGATGTGGATGGTGATGCACCGGGAGTGCGACAGGATCGGCATGGCCGTCGTCTCCGGGCACACCGGCCGATACGAAGGGTGCGAATACCCCATGATCGGCGGGGCCACCGTGATCGGCATCGGGCCCAGGGACCGGTATGTCACCCCCGCCATGGCGGGTACGGGGGATGTCGTCATCCTCACCAAGGGTGCGGCCATCGAAGCGGCCGGCCTGTTCGCCGTCACCTTTCCGCAGCGGGTGGCGGAACGATACGGTGAGAAGGCTGCGCGGGAGGCCGAGGAGATCTTCTGGCAGATGTCCGTCGTGGAGGACGCCCTGACCGCGGTGGAGGCCGGGGTGAGGGAAGACGGGGTGACCGCCATGCACGATGCGACCGAGTGCGGGGTATGGGGCGGCCTGTTCGAGGTCGCCCAGGCGTCGGGCGTCGGGATGTCCATCGACAAGGAGAAGATCATCGTGCAGGACGCCGTTCGGAACGTGTGCGACCTGTTCGGCATCGACCCGTATTCGTCGATCAGCGAGGGGACGCTGATCCTCGCCTGCCGGCCTCACAAGGCGAAGGAAGTGATCCGGCGATTGGGCGACAAGGGGATCCCGGCCAGCATGGTGGGGGAGATCGTGGAACCGCGGGAGGGGATGCGGGTCTTTGAACGCGGGACCTCTCATGAATTGATCCATCCCAAGGTGGATCCTTTCTGGGCCGCCTTCGGAAAAGCGGCGTCGCAGGGGAGATGA
- a CDS encoding substrate-binding domain-containing protein, which translates to MIRISGTGGAIGTMRILGEAFRETDPGIRFDISRGIGSSGSIKAVLAGRLDIGLSSRALSGEERAEGVVETKYARTPFVFGVNRTLKITGLTLDGVAAIYAGKRDWENGKRIRLVLRPREDSDIKVLRNISPAMRAAVDAALLRTGMIEAPTDQDAADVIETVPGAFGGTTLALVLSEERAFRVVSLDGVMPSVRTLTDRSYPVSKTFFMVTRKNPSLPVRRFIDFVRSPEGADILSKYGQAPVREEGALP; encoded by the coding sequence ATGATCCGGATCTCCGGGACCGGCGGGGCGATCGGGACGATGCGGATCCTCGGGGAGGCGTTCCGGGAAACGGACCCCGGGATCCGCTTCGACATATCGCGGGGCATCGGGAGCAGCGGAAGCATCAAGGCGGTCCTGGCGGGACGGCTCGACATCGGATTGAGCTCCCGGGCGTTGAGTGGCGAGGAACGCGCCGAGGGCGTTGTGGAAACGAAGTACGCGAGGACTCCATTTGTGTTCGGTGTCAACAGGACCCTCAAGATCACCGGCCTGACGCTGGACGGCGTCGCCGCAATCTACGCCGGGAAGCGCGATTGGGAGAACGGAAAGCGAATCCGGCTGGTCCTGCGCCCCCGTGAGGATTCGGATATCAAGGTCTTGAGGAACATCTCCCCGGCGATGCGCGCGGCGGTCGACGCCGCGCTGCTTCGCACCGGAATGATCGAGGCCCCGACGGACCAGGATGCGGCGGACGTCATCGAAACCGTTCCGGGCGCCTTCGGGGGGACGACGCTGGCGCTCGTCCTCTCCGAGGAGCGCGCGTTTCGCGTCGTGTCACTCGACGGGGTGATGCCGAGCGTCCGGACCCTGACCGACAGGTCGTACCCCGTCAGCAAGACGTTCTTCATGGTCACGAGAAAAAATCCCTCCCTCCCGGTTCGCCGGTTTATCGATTTCGTGCGCTCACCGGAGGGAGCGGACATTCTTTCGAAGTACGGCCAGGCGCCGGTCCGGGAAGAGGGCGCCCTTCCGTGA
- a CDS encoding type II toxin-antitoxin system HicB family antitoxin, giving the protein MATHSYTVLVEKENGGYRAHCPALPGCRSYGETRKEAVNNIKFSISYRLETLIAKGKPIPKDGDLARPAQKNT; this is encoded by the coding sequence ATGGCGACGCACAGTTACACCGTACTGGTGGAGAAGGAAAACGGGGGGTACCGCGCGCATTGCCCCGCGTTGCCAGGGTGCCGCTCCTATGGAGAAACCAGAAAGGAGGCCGTGAACAACATCAAGTTTTCCATTTCCTATCGATTGGAAACCTTGATTGCCAAAGGGAAACCCATACCGAAAGACGGAGATCTCGCCCGTCCCGCGCAGAAAAACACGTAG
- a CDS encoding dodecin family protein, with the protein MESDPRVGKVVEISASSTKSFEDAIASGIDRASKTLKNVQGAWIKEQKVIVKEGKIAQFRVHLMVTFILAD; encoded by the coding sequence ATGGAGTCGGATCCGCGCGTTGGGAAAGTAGTGGAGATTTCGGCATCGTCGACGAAAAGCTTCGAGGACGCCATCGCGTCGGGCATCGACCGGGCATCGAAAACCCTGAAGAACGTCCAGGGAGCCTGGATCAAGGAGCAGAAGGTGATCGTCAAGGAAGGCAAAATCGCCCAGTTCCGGGTGCACCTGATGGTGACGTTCATCCTGGCGGATTGA
- a CDS encoding sigma-54 dependent transcriptional regulator, whose product MNTYSLYIVDDEDTIRRTLAIAFDGKYRLADFPDAESAVAAARVDPPDLVLLDLGLPGMSGIEAIPAFRAIAPEVLIIVITAYEDVKSVVSAMKGGAYDYVVKPLEIDTLEMSIGNALESIRLKKEVQALQERYVRENLPCFIGESNTIRDVMEFVGLLARSPDTPVLIVGETGTGKELIASAIHYRSPNFRGPLVSVNCAAIPRELIESELFGYEKGAFSGASAAGKKGMVDQAEGGTLFLDEVGDLSTEAQAKLLRFLEEGEYYRVGGTRKLTVRARVVSATNRNPQELIGKGLFREDLYYRLAVALVELPSLTARRDDILPIALHFLLEFNRKFGRSFNGFSREAREALMRHGWKGNVRELRNFVERGVLVGKGAELTRDDLGLGEGNVPMERHSADKDLLRPPLSPEGVDLREAHESVDRHFFSEALRLTGGNETQAAELLRINYSTFRYRRRKMGL is encoded by the coding sequence GTGAATACGTACTCCCTGTATATCGTCGATGACGAGGACACCATTCGCAGGACGCTGGCGATCGCCTTCGACGGGAAATACCGGCTCGCGGATTTCCCCGACGCGGAGAGCGCTGTCGCCGCCGCCCGGGTCGATCCACCCGATCTCGTCCTCCTCGATCTGGGGCTTCCGGGGATGAGCGGGATCGAAGCCATTCCTGCGTTCAGGGCCATCGCCCCGGAGGTCCTGATCATCGTCATCACCGCCTACGAGGATGTGAAAAGCGTCGTGTCCGCGATGAAGGGAGGCGCATACGACTACGTAGTGAAACCGTTGGAGATCGATACGCTGGAGATGAGCATCGGGAACGCCCTCGAATCGATCCGCCTGAAGAAAGAGGTCCAGGCCCTCCAGGAGCGGTACGTTCGGGAAAATCTTCCGTGCTTCATCGGGGAGAGCAACACGATCCGGGACGTGATGGAGTTCGTCGGGCTCCTCGCCCGGAGTCCGGACACCCCGGTCCTCATCGTCGGGGAGACGGGAACCGGGAAGGAGTTGATCGCGAGCGCGATCCACTACCGCAGTCCGAATTTCCGGGGCCCCCTGGTCAGCGTGAACTGCGCCGCGATCCCGAGGGAATTGATCGAAAGCGAACTGTTCGGGTACGAGAAGGGGGCCTTCAGCGGGGCGAGCGCCGCGGGGAAGAAAGGAATGGTGGATCAGGCGGAAGGGGGGACCCTGTTCCTCGACGAGGTCGGCGACCTGAGCACGGAAGCGCAGGCCAAGCTGCTCCGTTTCCTCGAGGAGGGGGAATATTACCGCGTGGGGGGAACCAGGAAGCTCACGGTCCGGGCGCGGGTCGTGTCCGCCACGAACAGGAACCCGCAGGAGTTGATCGGGAAGGGTCTTTTCCGGGAAGATCTCTACTATCGCCTGGCGGTCGCCCTTGTCGAGCTTCCTTCCCTGACGGCGCGGCGGGACGATATCCTCCCGATCGCCTTGCACTTCCTCCTCGAATTCAACCGGAAGTTCGGGAGATCGTTCAACGGCTTCTCCCGGGAAGCCCGGGAAGCGCTGATGCGGCATGGCTGGAAAGGGAACGTCCGGGAATTGAGGAATTTCGTGGAACGAGGCGTCCTCGTGGGAAAGGGCGCGGAGTTGACGCGGGATGATCTCGGCCTCGGAGAAGGAAATGTTCCCATGGAACGGCACTCCGCCGACAAGGATCTGCTGCGCCCCCCGCTTTCCCCCGAGGGCGTCGACCTCCGGGAAGCCCACGAATCGGTGGACCGGCATTTTTTCAGTGAAGCGCTTCGCTTGACCGGCGGGAACGAAACGCAGGCGGCGGAGCTTCTCCGGATCAACTATTCGACGTTCCGGTACCGGAGGAGAAAAATGGGGCTTTGA
- the lpxC gene encoding UDP-3-O-acyl-N-acetylglucosamine deacetylase, with protein sequence MAHPGPILIVDDEASIRKSLEGVLSDEGYSCALADDGADALSRLQSIRPSLVLLDIWMPGMDGIETLRRMKAAQPETPVIMMSGHATISTAIKATKVGASDFIEKPLELDLVLNAIRRALGARDAVRSLSVGELDGSIDHPSPEGMPELHPLVFTNQTLRGTLMPQRTLARSAVLYGQGLHSGRKSGLIFEPLGPGSGIHFVGVSDNRAVPAHLDYVESTGYATTIHLGTTHVATIEHLMSALNAYGVSNLLIKCNGEVPVLDGSSVQFCSLFEEVGFENQAGDWHQIAVREPYRIDAGKASIRLEPCDAFEIDYMLEYPAPVGKQRFVFRLDDPAIYRKEIAPARTFGFARDIGLLQRQGLALGGRFDNFVLFGEEGPINDALRFPDEPVRHKIMDMIGDLYLLGRRLQARVIAHMTGHTQNIALLKKVREALGSSNP encoded by the coding sequence ATGGCGCATCCGGGACCGATCCTGATCGTCGATGACGAAGCGAGCATCAGAAAATCGCTCGAAGGTGTCCTGAGCGACGAGGGGTATTCCTGCGCGCTCGCCGACGACGGCGCCGATGCGCTTTCCCGCCTCCAGTCGATTCGTCCGTCGCTGGTGCTTCTCGACATCTGGATGCCGGGCATGGACGGGATCGAGACGCTCCGGCGCATGAAGGCGGCGCAACCCGAGACGCCCGTGATCATGATGAGCGGTCACGCGACGATCTCCACCGCCATCAAGGCGACCAAGGTCGGCGCCTCCGATTTCATCGAAAAACCGCTGGAACTCGATCTGGTGCTGAACGCGATCCGTCGGGCCCTGGGGGCACGGGACGCCGTCCGGAGCCTCTCCGTGGGCGAACTCGACGGGTCGATCGACCACCCGTCGCCGGAGGGGATGCCGGAACTTCATCCCCTGGTATTCACGAACCAGACACTGCGCGGGACGCTCATGCCGCAACGGACGCTCGCGCGCAGCGCGGTGTTGTATGGCCAGGGGCTTCACTCCGGGAGGAAGAGCGGCCTGATCTTCGAGCCGCTGGGTCCCGGTTCGGGGATCCACTTCGTCGGGGTCTCCGACAACCGGGCGGTCCCGGCGCACCTCGATTATGTCGAGTCGACCGGCTATGCCACGACGATTCACCTCGGAACCACCCATGTCGCGACCATCGAGCACCTCATGTCCGCGCTCAACGCCTACGGGGTCAGCAACCTGCTCATCAAGTGCAACGGCGAGGTTCCCGTGCTGGACGGGTCGTCCGTGCAGTTCTGTTCCCTGTTCGAGGAGGTCGGCTTCGAGAACCAGGCAGGGGACTGGCATCAGATCGCGGTGAGGGAACCGTACCGGATCGACGCCGGCAAGGCGTCGATCCGGCTTGAGCCGTGCGACGCGTTCGAGATCGACTACATGCTCGAATATCCGGCCCCGGTCGGCAAGCAGCGCTTCGTCTTCCGGCTCGACGACCCCGCGATCTACCGGAAGGAGATCGCGCCCGCCCGTACCTTCGGGTTCGCGCGGGACATCGGGCTCCTGCAGCGGCAGGGGCTGGCCCTCGGCGGGCGCTTCGACAACTTCGTCCTCTTCGGGGAGGAGGGCCCGATCAACGACGCACTTCGATTCCCCGACGAACCGGTGCGTCACAAGATCATGGACATGATCGGGGATCTCTATCTCCTCGGCCGGCGGTTGCAGGCGAGGGTGATCGCCCACATGACGGGCCACACGCAGAACATCGCATTGCTGAAAAAAGTGAGGGAAGCGCTGGGATCTTCGAATCCCTGA
- a CDS encoding response regulator, translating to MKNPYRDLGVRNILLIEDDPWSVDSLSTFFRIMECPMQCAVNAMEAIAAVSRDRYDLILCEYQLPGMNGLVLLKMLGDIHREAVRILFTSYPVRKLTEEAARSGIHEVIRKPFTVAILEEALTRHFPRVRREGREPVGTH from the coding sequence ATGAAGAATCCCTACAGGGACCTGGGCGTGCGAAACATCCTCCTCATCGAGGACGACCCGTGGAGCGTGGATTCCCTCTCGACGTTTTTCCGGATCATGGAATGCCCCATGCAGTGCGCCGTGAACGCGATGGAAGCGATCGCGGCGGTGTCACGGGACCGGTACGACCTGATCCTCTGCGAATACCAGCTCCCGGGGATGAACGGCCTCGTCTTGTTGAAGATGCTGGGGGATATCCATCGCGAGGCCGTCAGAATCCTGTTCACGTCGTATCCGGTCCGGAAACTGACCGAGGAGGCGGCCCGGTCGGGCATCCACGAAGTGATCCGGAAACCGTTCACCGTTGCGATATTGGAGGAAGCGTTGACGCGTCACTTCCCGCGCGTGCGCAGGGAAGGCCGCGAACCGGTCGGCACGCATTGA